Proteins found in one Fodinicurvata sp. EGI_FJ10296 genomic segment:
- a CDS encoding methyltransferase domain-containing protein: MDVVDLRDFYRTRLGQTAQRLIRRRIREIWPDLRGERLLGLGYAVPYLRPFVDEAESVIAFMPAGQGVMAWPARGPNRVALVDETHLPLQDASVSRVLMAHAVENSESYRRMLHEAWRVLEGNGRLMIVVPNRSGVWARTDRTPFGHGHPFSVSQLGRLLSETQFIPKQQHRALFIPPLELKVLLAAAPAWERLGCKWLTTFGGVIVIEASKQLYRPIQDGNRQRAAGIGAGIRAGARPAAGFSNADRLGHSKP; encoded by the coding sequence ATGGACGTCGTAGATCTTCGCGATTTTTATCGCACCCGGCTCGGGCAGACGGCACAACGCCTGATACGGCGGCGCATTCGCGAGATATGGCCCGACCTGAGGGGCGAGCGGTTGCTGGGCCTCGGTTACGCTGTTCCCTATCTCCGCCCCTTTGTCGACGAAGCCGAAAGTGTGATCGCCTTCATGCCCGCCGGACAGGGCGTCATGGCCTGGCCCGCTCGCGGCCCGAACCGCGTGGCACTGGTCGACGAAACGCACCTGCCACTGCAGGACGCCTCCGTCTCGCGCGTGCTCATGGCTCATGCTGTAGAAAACAGTGAAAGCTATCGCCGTATGTTGCACGAAGCGTGGCGGGTCCTGGAAGGCAACGGGCGGCTCATGATCGTCGTTCCCAACCGGTCCGGCGTCTGGGCCCGAACCGACCGGACGCCATTTGGACACGGGCACCCGTTTTCGGTATCCCAGCTGGGGCGGCTGCTGAGTGAAACGCAGTTCATCCCCAAGCAACAGCACCGCGCACTATTCATTCCGCCCCTGGAACTCAAAGTCCTGCTGGCCGCCGCACCCGCCTGGGAGCGGCTTGGCTGCAAATGGCTGACCACTTTCGGCGGGGTCATCGTTATCGAAGCATCGAAACAGCTTTACCGCCCCATCCAGGATGGAAATCGGCAGCGGGCCGCCGGCATCGGGGCCGGTATCCGGGCCGGGGCGCGGCCGGCGGCAGGATTCAGCAATGCCGACCGCTTGGGCCATTCAAAGCCGTGA